A DNA window from Paenibacillus antri contains the following coding sequences:
- a CDS encoding protein-glutamate methylesterase/protein-glutamine glutaminase has protein sequence MPKIKVLVVDDSALFRHAVVRGLEEHPSIEVVAAAADPYEARDRILEHEPDVMVLDVEMPKMNGIVFLKKLLPQYPLPVVVMSSLPDHVFEAMECGAVDFIAKPGSRTGVEAPVFLRELQSKIRVAARATLARPTAAPAAQQPAVREQPRAASTAYDVIAIGASTGGTEAILSVLKGLPPESPGIVIVQHMPAGFTKSYAERLDRVTAFDVKEAVSGDVVAPGKALLAPGNQQMKLVKRGSRLHVEVYEGPKVSGHCPSVDVLFESVAAVAGPKGVGVLLTGMGSDGAMGLLQMRGRGARTVGQDEATSVVYGMPKVAFEIGAVEKQTSLQQIPVAVKHWVWNS, from the coding sequence TTGCCGAAAATCAAAGTGCTCGTCGTAGACGACTCCGCTTTGTTCCGACACGCGGTCGTCAGAGGGCTCGAAGAGCATCCGTCGATCGAGGTCGTCGCCGCCGCCGCGGACCCGTACGAGGCGCGCGACCGCATCTTGGAGCACGAGCCCGACGTCATGGTGCTCGACGTCGAGATGCCGAAGATGAACGGGATCGTATTTCTGAAGAAGCTCCTGCCCCAGTACCCGCTGCCGGTCGTCGTGATGAGCTCGCTGCCCGACCACGTCTTCGAAGCGATGGAATGCGGCGCGGTCGACTTCATCGCGAAGCCGGGCAGCCGAACCGGGGTCGAGGCGCCCGTCTTCCTGCGGGAGCTGCAGAGCAAGATTCGCGTCGCCGCCCGGGCGACGCTCGCCCGGCCGACCGCCGCGCCGGCGGCGCAGCAGCCGGCCGTTCGGGAACAGCCGCGGGCGGCATCGACAGCCTACGACGTCATCGCGATCGGCGCGTCGACGGGCGGGACGGAGGCGATTCTCTCCGTGCTCAAGGGGCTGCCTCCCGAGAGTCCGGGTATCGTTATCGTCCAGCATATGCCGGCGGGCTTTACGAAGTCGTATGCGGAACGGCTCGATCGAGTGACGGCGTTCGACGTGAAAGAAGCCGTCAGCGGAGACGTCGTGGCGCCCGGGAAGGCGCTGCTGGCGCCCGGCAATCAACAGATGAAGCTCGTAAAGCGCGGCTCGAGGCTGCACGTGGAAGTGTACGAAGGTCCGAAGGTAAGCGGGCATTGCCCGTCGGTCGACGTGTTGTTCGAATCGGTCGCGGCGGTCGCCGGACCCAAAGGGGTAGGCGTGCTGCTTACCGGCATGGGCAGCGACGGCGCGATGGGCCTGCTGCAGATGCGGGGCCGCGGCGCTCGAACCGTCGGTCAGGACGAGGCGACCTCTGTCGTATACGGCATGCCCAAGGTCGCGTTCGAGATCGGAGCGGTCGAGAAACAGACGTCGCTGCAGCAAATCCCCGTCGCGGTAAAGCATTGGGTGTGGAATTCGTAA
- a CDS encoding putative bifunctional diguanylate cyclase/phosphodiesterase, translating into MYADNSVLLALDDEWSALLMEGETIYGVSGKALALLGVDDRAQVVGQPFSRLLYQRITASLYEDIRESIGATGRWHGELKLRRGEDWFWAECAIRRLPSKNGEHRSLCCFRDSTRQKELEHQVFISECYDTLTTLPNRAFFGYRLSIEVDKASRIPARTLLLLLIDIDHFKLINDSLGHAFGDRVLKEIAKRLEACTDHSMLLGRIGGDEFALVLKSESKPALLPKVRKVIEAVTTPIKIDQHDLSFTCSAGASCYPDDAKEADILLKHAELAMAAAKEQGRNQMLFFEKRMNASAMRRLLLPNYLRRAVERQEFEVYYQPKQRLSDLEIYGMEALIRWRSPDLGWVPPSEFVAVAEELGLIHEIGTWVLRTACAKAREWQREGCRSMSVSVNLSGKQFQQQDLDATIAAVLEETELPPERLELELTESSVMLHPEESALALQRLKKLGVSVSVDDFGTGFSSLNYLSVFPLDTLKIDKSFVQAMTNDAKNAVLVEAIIDLGHKLGLAIVAEGVETPEQREMLSSYGCDCIQGYILSPPVDAASFKERYLRQG; encoded by the coding sequence ATGTACGCGGACAATTCCGTATTGCTTGCGTTGGACGATGAATGGAGCGCGCTCTTGATGGAGGGCGAAACCATATACGGGGTCAGCGGCAAGGCATTGGCCCTGCTGGGCGTAGACGACCGCGCGCAGGTCGTCGGACAGCCGTTCTCCCGCTTGCTCTATCAGCGAATCACCGCCTCTCTCTATGAGGATATCAGGGAGAGCATCGGGGCGACCGGGCGTTGGCACGGCGAGCTGAAGCTGCGAAGAGGCGAGGACTGGTTTTGGGCGGAATGCGCGATCCGCCGCCTGCCCTCCAAGAACGGCGAGCATCGCTCGCTGTGCTGCTTCCGCGACTCCACGAGGCAGAAGGAATTGGAGCATCAGGTATTTATCTCGGAGTGCTACGACACCTTGACCACGCTGCCGAACCGGGCGTTCTTCGGGTACCGCCTGTCGATCGAGGTCGACAAAGCGTCCAGAATCCCAGCTAGAACGCTGCTGCTGCTATTGATCGACATCGATCACTTCAAGCTGATTAACGACTCGTTGGGACATGCGTTCGGGGATCGCGTGTTGAAGGAGATTGCGAAGCGGCTGGAGGCGTGCACCGACCATTCGATGCTGCTCGGGCGCATCGGCGGGGACGAGTTCGCGTTGGTGCTGAAATCGGAGTCGAAGCCCGCGTTGCTGCCGAAGGTGCGGAAGGTGATCGAAGCGGTCACGACGCCGATCAAGATCGACCAGCACGATCTGTCGTTCACCTGCAGCGCGGGCGCCAGCTGTTATCCGGACGACGCGAAGGAGGCGGACATTCTGCTTAAGCACGCCGAGCTGGCGATGGCCGCGGCGAAGGAGCAAGGGCGCAACCAGATGCTGTTCTTCGAGAAGCGGATGAACGCTTCGGCGATGCGGCGTCTGCTGCTGCCGAATTACTTGCGCCGCGCGGTCGAGCGGCAGGAATTCGAGGTGTACTACCAGCCGAAGCAGCGGCTTAGCGACTTGGAGATTTACGGAATGGAGGCGCTCATCCGCTGGCGTTCGCCCGATCTCGGATGGGTGCCGCCGTCGGAGTTCGTCGCGGTCGCGGAAGAGCTTGGACTCATTCACGAGATCGGGACATGGGTCCTTCGCACCGCTTGCGCGAAGGCGCGCGAGTGGCAGCGGGAAGGCTGCCGGTCGATGAGCGTCAGCGTCAACTTATCGGGGAAGCAGTTCCAACAGCAAGACCTGGACGCGACGATCGCGGCCGTGCTGGAGGAGACGGAGCTGCCGCCGGAGCGGCTCGAGCTCGAGTTGACGGAGAGCAGCGTCATGCTGCATCCGGAGGAATCCGCGCTCGCGCTGCAGCGGCTGAAGAAGCTCGGCGTATCCGTCTCGGTCGACGACTTCGGGACGGGATTTTCCTCGCTGAATTATTTATCCGTCTTCCCGCTCGACACGCTGAAGATCGACAAGTCGTTCGTGCAGGCGATGACGAACGACGCGAAGAATGCGGTACTGGTCGAAGCGATCATCGATCTGGGGCATAAGCTGGGGCTCGCGATCGTGGCGGAGGGCGTAGAGACGCCGGAGCAACGCGAGATGCTGTCGTCGTACGGCTGCGATTGCATCCAAGGATACATTCTTAGCCCTCCGGTGGATGCGGCGAGCTTTAAAGAACGCTACTTGAGACAAGGATAA
- a CDS encoding helix-turn-helix domain-containing protein → MDSIGNRIKAIRTQKRLSLSELAEAAGVAKSYLSNVERDIQSNPSIQFIEKMAATLKVPINSLLFGEQEDEPLDAEWTQLVQEAMASGVDKQQFKDFLEYQKWKKNQ, encoded by the coding sequence ATGGACAGCATCGGGAACCGCATTAAAGCCATAAGAACACAAAAACGCCTCTCGCTCTCCGAGCTCGCGGAAGCGGCAGGCGTGGCGAAATCATATCTAAGCAACGTAGAACGGGATATTCAAAGCAACCCGTCGATTCAATTTATCGAGAAGATGGCCGCTACGCTGAAGGTCCCGATCAATTCGCTGCTGTTCGGGGAGCAAGAGGATGAGCCCTTGGACGCGGAATGGACGCAGCTCGTGCAAGAGGCTATGGCTTCCGGCGTAGACAAACAGCAATTCAAGGACTTCCTGGAGTACCAAAAGTGGAAGAAAAACCAGTAG
- a CDS encoding anti-repressor SinI family protein produces MEEAMKRLDAEWLELILTAKRMGLTIEEIREFLMKETVQRKAQ; encoded by the coding sequence GTGGAAGAAGCAATGAAACGCCTGGACGCAGAGTGGTTGGAACTGATCTTGACGGCGAAGCGCATGGGCTTGACCATCGAGGAGATCCGCGAATTTCTTATGAAAGAAACCGTCCAGCGTAAGGCGCAATGA
- a CDS encoding VanZ family protein: MHLSRYTLLSLGVLFEAAHLFQFGILYAALVVAALTFGPLTKRGEAFALLLSALYALLDEAHQYFVPFRSATLTDLAKDVVGVAVVWWAIRRSYRSQRSKLGQALRKCSAAFSKI; this comes from the coding sequence ATGCATCTTTCGCGTTATACGTTACTTTCGTTGGGGGTCTTGTTCGAAGCGGCGCATCTGTTTCAATTCGGCATTCTATACGCGGCTCTCGTCGTCGCGGCGTTGACCTTCGGCCCGCTGACGAAACGAGGGGAAGCGTTCGCGCTGCTCCTCTCCGCGCTCTATGCGTTGCTGGACGAAGCGCATCAGTATTTCGTGCCCTTCCGTTCGGCAACGCTGACCGATCTGGCGAAGGACGTCGTCGGCGTCGCGGTCGTCTGGTGGGCGATTCGAAGATCGTACCGATCCCAACGGTCCAAACTCGGACAGGCGCTTAGGAAATGCTCCGCTGCATTTTCAAAAATATAG
- a CDS encoding YveK family protein: MRSDEIDVRVYFTMIKRRLWLIVVCVASFTTLAAWYSYQNYVPLYEAHTKLIVNDASEADPFGRQLMNIGGGGANSGLIDTYKEVIRTPIIMDKVVQRYPNLGVSSEYLMSAVRVAALNNTQVMIFSIVDYSHERAVSIVNAITDVFQAEIPHISPVNSVVVLTEAKMESDPQPINEKQNTYIVLGFMASLILSVGAVILLDSLDDTLRTEDDIREALGIPTLSSIPKLEKRRRSKAKNVGEGSYAAVKS, translated from the coding sequence ATGAGATCGGACGAAATAGACGTAAGGGTCTATTTTACCATGATCAAAAGACGCCTATGGCTTATTGTCGTTTGCGTTGCGTCCTTCACGACGCTTGCGGCTTGGTACAGCTACCAAAACTATGTTCCCTTGTACGAGGCGCATACCAAGCTGATCGTGAACGACGCGAGCGAGGCGGACCCGTTCGGCCGGCAGCTGATGAACATCGGCGGCGGCGGCGCGAACAGCGGATTGATCGACACTTATAAAGAAGTGATTCGGACGCCGATCATTATGGACAAGGTCGTGCAGCGCTACCCGAATTTGGGCGTGAGCTCCGAGTACTTGATGTCCGCGGTTCGCGTCGCCGCCCTGAACAACACGCAGGTCATGATTTTCTCCATCGTAGATTACTCCCATGAGCGCGCGGTCTCGATCGTGAACGCGATCACCGACGTATTTCAAGCCGAAATTCCGCACATCTCTCCGGTGAACAGCGTGGTCGTCTTAACGGAAGCGAAGATGGAATCCGACCCGCAGCCGATCAACGAGAAGCAAAACACTTACATCGTTCTCGGATTCATGGCTTCGTTGATCCTGTCGGTCGGCGCCGTCATTCTGCTCGACAGCCTCGACGACACCTTGCGGACGGAGGACGACATTCGGGAAGCGCTGGGCATTCCGACGCTGTCCTCCATCCCGAAGCTGGAGAAGCGTCGCCGATCGAAAGCCAAGAACGTCGGGGAGGGGTCGTATGCCGCGGTTAAATCCTAA
- a CDS encoding CpsD/CapB family tyrosine-protein kinase, with protein MPRLNPKSTVTLHDDVSSPFSEAYRNLKINLDFAAVGLTVSIATIAVTSAAPGEGKTTTALQLAAAYARGGKNVLLVDGDIRKPSLHVLAGRGGRAGLTDYLADPNTVLFDVVHDSPLEGMSVMAAGTPVPNPSDLLASERLDSLLQELKRRYDVVVIDTPPVLGAIDAKIVAAKCDGVLFVVEGGKVKRDAAKKALDELNQVKARILGATLTKVHRKDAQKYPYYS; from the coding sequence ATGCCGCGGTTAAATCCTAAGTCGACGGTTACGCTGCACGACGATGTCTCGTCCCCTTTTTCCGAAGCGTACCGCAATCTGAAAATCAATCTCGACTTCGCCGCCGTCGGCCTGACGGTTTCCATCGCGACGATCGCCGTCACTTCGGCCGCCCCGGGCGAAGGGAAGACGACGACGGCGCTGCAATTGGCCGCGGCGTATGCAAGGGGAGGAAAGAACGTCCTGCTCGTCGACGGCGACATTCGCAAGCCTAGTCTGCATGTCTTGGCGGGACGCGGCGGGCGAGCCGGACTGACGGATTACCTGGCCGATCCGAATACCGTATTGTTCGATGTCGTTCACGATTCCCCTTTGGAGGGGATGTCCGTGATGGCGGCGGGTACGCCGGTGCCGAATCCGTCCGATCTGCTTGCATCCGAGCGGCTCGACTCGCTCCTGCAGGAGCTCAAGCGAAGGTACGACGTCGTCGTTATCGATACGCCTCCGGTTCTCGGCGCGATCGACGCGAAGATCGTCGCGGCGAAGTGCGACGGCGTCTTATTCGTCGTCGAGGGCGGCAAGGTGAAGCGGGACGCCGCGAAGAAGGCGCTGGACGAACTGAATCAGGTGAAAGCCAGAATTTTAGGGGCGACGCTGACGAAGGTGCATCGGAAGGACGCTCAGAAATATCCTTACTACTCTTAA
- a CDS encoding efflux RND transporter periplasmic adaptor subunit, which yields MRSGRKQRRFIGRGARHVGVGVLSLSMLTGCSLLDAFRSEEPAAEAPALKTVKVEPVAVRRIEEPVFVVGDVHSSLRMDVVVDIGGKVEQVYKRLGETVKAGEPLAKLSSTDAEQARSEAAAALDRALAAVAAGKQALADGRKELSVEIKKMELEYERLVRARNKTKNDYDGGAATKSALDEAELQVEASRIDLELARQKLRSMTSADAISSLEAEAKNAEQALLRIEEALTHLEVVSPIAGIITAQTLIEGTIVKAGEVVGTIDRVDPLRISAQLNEEAANLVRGKSDLQYALPGGETKSRANIHYLTSIMDPETKTYEISLEAPGVGSGLKPGMKVSVQLTEDADQTALGIPQYSVLEDGAMKYVFVLQGDVVEKREVRLGRSNANYYEVLSGVREGEKLVVTGQAGLQDREQVFSVEEETAWEPGAVQP from the coding sequence GTGAGATCTGGAAGGAAGCAACGGAGGTTCATCGGGCGCGGCGCGCGCCATGTCGGGGTCGGGGTCCTCAGCCTGTCGATGCTAACCGGTTGCTCGCTGCTGGACGCTTTCCGGTCGGAAGAACCGGCGGCGGAAGCGCCCGCGCTGAAGACGGTGAAGGTCGAGCCGGTGGCCGTGCGGCGCATCGAAGAGCCCGTCTTCGTCGTCGGGGACGTCCACTCCTCGCTCCGAATGGACGTCGTCGTCGACATCGGGGGCAAGGTGGAACAAGTGTATAAGCGGCTGGGCGAGACGGTGAAGGCGGGCGAACCGCTCGCGAAGCTGAGCTCCACGGACGCGGAGCAGGCTAGATCGGAAGCGGCCGCCGCGCTGGATCGAGCGCTTGCGGCCGTCGCCGCGGGGAAGCAGGCCTTGGCCGACGGCAGGAAGGAGCTGTCCGTCGAGATCAAGAAGATGGAGCTCGAGTATGAGAGGCTCGTTCGCGCGCGGAATAAGACGAAGAACGATTACGACGGCGGAGCGGCGACGAAGTCGGCACTGGACGAAGCCGAGCTCCAGGTGGAAGCGTCCCGTATCGATCTGGAGCTGGCGAGGCAGAAGCTCCGGTCGATGACGTCGGCGGACGCGATCTCCTCGCTGGAGGCCGAAGCGAAGAACGCGGAGCAGGCGCTGCTTCGCATCGAGGAGGCGCTTACGCATCTGGAAGTCGTCTCGCCGATCGCCGGGATCATTACGGCCCAGACGTTGATCGAGGGGACGATCGTCAAGGCCGGCGAGGTCGTCGGTACGATCGACCGGGTCGATCCGCTCCGCATCTCGGCGCAGTTGAACGAGGAGGCGGCCAATCTGGTCCGGGGCAAGAGCGATCTCCAATACGCCTTGCCGGGCGGGGAAACGAAGAGTCGCGCGAATATCCATTATCTTACGAGCATCATGGATCCGGAGACGAAAACCTATGAGATCAGCTTAGAGGCGCCGGGCGTCGGCTCGGGACTGAAGCCCGGCATGAAGGTGTCGGTGCAGCTGACGGAAGACGCCGATCAGACCGCCCTCGGCATTCCGCAATATAGCGTCTTAGAGGACGGAGCGATGAAATACGTGTTCGTGCTGCAGGGGGACGTCGTGGAGAAGCGGGAGGTACGGCTCGGCCGCTCGAACGCAAACTACTACGAAGTGTTGTCCGGCGTTCGGGAAGGGGAGAAGCTCGTCGTGACGGGTCAAGCGGGGCTGCAGGATCGGGAGCAAGTGTTTAGCGTAGAAGAGGAGACGGCTTGGGAGCCGGGGGCGGTGCAGCCATGA
- a CDS encoding nucleotidyltransferase family protein, which translates to MIMTLLQALYDDRLPLPSDFKAYLSALEDIEFFSIAPQVYTLLEEGDRLERTPPFFRTRLKELYRESLHRNLYIHLETGRLLDRFEAEGIDAIPLKGTRFAEKYFSRVGARPTSDIDVLIRTADLERARQCLRSLGFTIEGQRIEQHFHSAQAKPLPRSTVPLPVELHWSLLTERTSSFDVDELWEEAVPCESYKHIKELSDYHAFYMICLHGWKHALDSPKYFLDIAQMIHRAGERLDIDRLFGDALVHRTHRRLTSTLSIVYSQFPHLQRVLPLPFQSRSAERLWWNYSAIRHKDERNLQQYMRLAQYQWSDYDSPLHRLSATIQYLRSLSRR; encoded by the coding sequence ATGATCATGACGCTGCTTCAAGCGCTGTACGACGATCGCCTTCCGCTTCCGTCCGACTTCAAAGCCTACCTTAGCGCGTTGGAGGATATCGAATTTTTCTCGATTGCGCCGCAAGTCTATACGCTGTTGGAGGAAGGCGATCGGCTTGAACGGACGCCGCCCTTCTTCCGCACCCGCCTGAAGGAGCTGTACCGCGAGTCGCTTCATCGCAATCTATATATTCATTTGGAAACCGGCCGGCTGCTCGATCGGTTCGAGGCGGAGGGCATCGACGCGATTCCGCTGAAGGGCACCCGATTCGCGGAGAAGTATTTCTCCCGCGTCGGCGCAAGGCCGACCTCGGATATCGACGTCCTGATCCGGACCGCGGATCTAGAACGAGCGCGGCAATGTCTGCGGTCGCTGGGCTTTACGATCGAGGGGCAGCGGATCGAACAGCATTTCCACAGCGCGCAGGCGAAGCCGCTTCCCCGCTCGACGGTTCCGCTGCCCGTCGAGCTGCATTGGAGCTTGTTGACCGAGCGAACCTCCTCCTTCGACGTCGACGAGCTTTGGGAGGAAGCGGTCCCCTGCGAGTCTTACAAGCATATTAAAGAACTCTCGGACTATCACGCGTTCTACATGATTTGTTTGCACGGCTGGAAGCACGCGTTGGACTCGCCTAAATATTTTCTCGACATCGCTCAGATGATCCATCGGGCGGGCGAACGATTGGATATCGACCGCTTATTCGGGGACGCCCTCGTGCATCGAACGCACCGGCGGTTGACCAGCACCTTGTCCATCGTATACAGCCAATTTCCTCACTTGCAACGAGTTCTCCCCCTCCCCTTCCAGAGCCGAAGCGCGGAACGATTATGGTGGAACTACTCCGCGATCCGACATAAAGACGAGAGAAACTTGCAGCAATACATGCGTCTCGCCCAATACCAGTGGTCCGACTACGATTCCCCGCTGCATCGTCTATCTGCGACGATCCAATATTTGCGATCCTTGAGCAGAAGGTGA
- a CDS encoding ABC transporter ATP-binding protein, translating to MIARSIKAFSIQEFKKPYRMLFPFLWKHRRAYAGLFFFMFVDVALTLAYAWFMGTITDAAVEGSFDKLGRLVPAGVLLISLSIASGYWNNMLDFRATANVKKDLKEHLLQHVLLLPAANIGNLRSGAVMTHFMDDIHGIGGMIGSSLIRLVKLPLVFIAVFVYMLQIHWFLSVLSLAVIPAALASGALFGVLLRRNNRVIQALCENLNSLLNETFLGTFVVRSFSLEKKLYRTYTAENERLFELETKDTRLRGWFRAGGEAAGAAAFLLSLCVGAYFVSNRVISIGSLLSFVNLTNHLIYPLMGIAGLWAGLQSSLTSAERLLRVLEQPLDTRELPDYECPPPGAKSIAFKDVSFGYDGSTRVIDRFSLDVPAGKTVAIVGASGAGKTTLFQLLLGFYKPETGDILVDGLSAGALTPSRLRGYMAHVPQDSFLFSGTVRDNLLLARPGVTEAAMIDAARSANIHDFIVSLPNGYDTEIGERGMKLSGGQKQRLAIARAILKDAPILLLDEATSALDGETEHQVQEALQRLMQDRTTLVIAHRLSTVRNADFIVVLDQGRIAESGTHEELLRKRGTYRELTRRQTNGIRSNYR from the coding sequence ATGATCGCCCGATCGATCAAGGCTTTCTCCATCCAGGAATTTAAGAAGCCGTACCGAATGCTTTTCCCTTTCTTATGGAAGCATCGAAGGGCGTATGCGGGCCTGTTCTTCTTTATGTTCGTGGATGTCGCGCTTACGCTGGCTTACGCCTGGTTTATGGGGACGATCACCGACGCCGCGGTCGAAGGCAGCTTCGACAAGCTCGGCCGCCTCGTCCCGGCGGGGGTGCTCCTGATCTCGCTCAGCATCGCCTCCGGCTACTGGAACAACATGCTGGATTTTCGGGCGACGGCGAACGTAAAGAAGGACTTGAAGGAGCATCTGCTCCAACACGTCCTGCTGCTCCCGGCCGCGAATATCGGCAACCTTCGTTCCGGCGCGGTCATGACCCACTTCATGGACGATATTCACGGCATCGGCGGCATGATCGGAAGCAGCCTGATCCGCCTCGTGAAGCTTCCGCTCGTCTTTATCGCCGTGTTCGTCTACATGCTTCAGATCCATTGGTTCCTATCCGTTCTAAGCCTAGCCGTCATCCCGGCCGCTCTAGCCTCGGGCGCACTGTTCGGCGTGCTGCTTCGCCGCAATAACCGCGTCATCCAAGCGTTGTGCGAAAATTTGAACAGTCTGCTGAACGAGACGTTCCTCGGCACCTTCGTCGTGCGCTCCTTCAGCTTGGAGAAGAAGCTGTACCGAACCTATACGGCGGAAAATGAGCGGCTGTTCGAGCTCGAGACGAAGGACACGAGGCTGCGCGGCTGGTTCCGCGCGGGCGGGGAAGCGGCCGGGGCGGCCGCGTTCTTGCTGAGCCTATGCGTCGGCGCCTACTTCGTCTCGAATCGCGTCATCAGCATCGGCTCCCTCTTGTCCTTCGTCAATTTGACGAATCATTTGATTTATCCGCTCATGGGCATCGCGGGGCTCTGGGCCGGACTCCAAAGCTCGCTTACGTCCGCGGAACGCCTTCTGCGCGTGCTCGAGCAGCCGCTCGATACTCGGGAGCTGCCGGACTACGAATGCCCGCCGCCCGGCGCGAAGTCGATCGCGTTTAAAGACGTATCGTTCGGCTACGACGGGTCGACCCGCGTCATCGATCGGTTCTCGCTCGACGTCCCCGCGGGGAAGACCGTCGCCATCGTAGGCGCCAGCGGCGCGGGCAAGACGACGTTATTCCAGTTGTTATTGGGCTTCTACAAGCCTGAGACGGGGGACATCCTAGTGGACGGGTTGTCCGCCGGAGCGCTGACGCCTTCGCGGCTCCGCGGCTACATGGCTCATGTGCCTCAAGATTCCTTCTTATTTTCGGGCACCGTACGGGACAATTTGCTGCTCGCGCGGCCCGGCGTTACGGAGGCGGCGATGATCGACGCGGCGAGAAGCGCGAACATCCACGATTTCATCGTCTCGCTTCCGAACGGGTACGACACGGAAATCGGGGAGCGCGGCATGAAGCTGTCGGGCGGGCAGAAGCAGCGGCTCGCCATCGCCCGGGCGATTCTGAAGGATGCGCCGATCTTGCTGCTCGACGAGGCGACCTCCGCCTTGGACGGCGAGACCGAGCATCAGGTGCAGGAAGCGTTGCAGCGCCTGATGCAAGACCGAACGACGCTCGTGATCGCGCACCGCCTGTCGACGGTGCGGAACGCCGACTTCATCGTCGTGTTGGACCAAGGCCGCATCGCGGAATCGGGGACGCACGAGGAGCTCTTGCGCAAACGGGGAACGTACCGCGAATTGACCCGCAGGCAAACCAACGGCATAAGGAGCAATTATCGATGA
- a CDS encoding PqqD family protein: MAEYSRKAGCEAVRLDDEWMIVDTERATITKVNHTGGLCWTLLSGPQTAASLAEEFRLLYGTDPEVLEQELHSFLTDLHGCGLVERVY, from the coding sequence ATGGCGGAATATTCGCGTAAGGCCGGCTGCGAAGCGGTGCGGCTGGACGACGAGTGGATGATCGTCGATACGGAGCGCGCCACGATCACGAAGGTGAATCATACCGGCGGTCTGTGTTGGACGCTGCTGTCCGGACCGCAGACGGCGGCCTCTCTGGCGGAGGAGTTCCGCCTGCTCTATGGGACCGATCCCGAAGTCTTGGAGCAGGAGCTCCATAGCTTCTTAACCGACCTGCACGGGTGCGGACTGGTGGAACGTGTTTATTAA